A part of Cystobacter ferrugineus genomic DNA contains:
- a CDS encoding cytochrome c oxidase assembly factor Coa1 family protein, translated as MSTTSEGPITPQKSWFSRNWAWFIPMGCLGMLLSCGCLGALIAGFTLKSIRDNGVFAEALALTRQSPEAREVLGEPIEADWKIQGSVSTSNGEGSARLAIPVHGPKAGGTLHVEAYKRDSDTWTFTTLELDVPDHPELNLLGDAPSAPPGTVPARPDLPDVEPLPDEEEMQEEPPAPDDKDVEL; from the coding sequence ATGAGCACGACGTCCGAGGGCCCCATCACCCCCCAGAAGAGTTGGTTCAGCCGCAACTGGGCCTGGTTCATCCCCATGGGGTGCCTGGGCATGCTGCTGTCCTGCGGCTGCCTGGGTGCCCTCATCGCGGGTTTCACCCTCAAGAGCATCCGCGACAACGGCGTCTTCGCCGAGGCGCTCGCCCTGACGCGGCAGTCGCCCGAGGCCCGCGAGGTGCTCGGTGAGCCCATCGAGGCGGACTGGAAGATCCAGGGCTCGGTGTCGACCTCGAACGGCGAGGGCTCGGCCCGGCTGGCCATCCCCGTCCACGGCCCCAAGGCCGGGGGCACCCTGCATGTGGAGGCCTACAAGCGCGACTCGGACACGTGGACCTTCACCACGCTCGAGCTCGACGTGCCCGACCACCCGGAGCTCAACCTGCTGGGCGACGCACCCTCGGCCCCCCCGGGCACCGTGCCCGCCCGCCCGGACCTGCCCGACGTGGAGCCCCTTCCCGACGAGGAGGAGATGCAGGAGGAGCCCCCCGCGCCCGACGACAAGGACGTCGAGCTGTAG
- a CDS encoding penicillin-binding protein 1A, whose protein sequence is MSTNSPKSNRSESKLVLDGVPPKRVWWVRLLKFAAWATLTGATAAGVTGFALYYHFSDGLPDIPQVHRYWPPITSEVFTDDAVLAGEFYHHRRKVVPYEHIPKRFVQAFIASEDSSFFDHHGVDVLGTARAAFKTISKKLGLGGSTQGGSTLTQQTAKAVLIEAEGYASATAKNLTRKAREAILARRLEAALTKEEILYLYLNNVFLGHHSYGVQSAAENYYRKDVRDLTLGEMTLIAGLPQAPSRYSPFLRPEAAKKRRSYVLRRMLDEGMISEAERKQADEEPVRVYPVEDVFHEFAPYFTEQVRRNMVDRYTNKALLNEGLKIFATMDSERQRAAQESVLEGLLAIDKRQGYRGPVLQLATEQERRAFLDKAIKVMGDEKLVENKFYVALVTSIEPDGSGAQVQVGPHKGLLPLLGMRWARKVNPEGYYPGAQLTSVKKAVAVGDVIVVRHVVQKDLTDDNVQFDRKLNKEIPEGVTLFRLEQEPELQSALVSIDPHRQYLTAMVGGYDFDANEFNRAFQACRQPGSSFKPLVYSAALEQLGWTGATIIVDSPIVEHDPESGVAWKPDNYSDEFLGDVLLRTALVNSMNIPAVKTFGAVGVKPMAEWSTRLGLTTPMNMDFSAALGSSCVYPYDLANVYATFNRYGRKKPTYFVRKVEDRFGRTLEDHTSYDDPWAPLRDRVAAGYARLFEPGEQVMSPETGFILTSMLRGVVQEGTGGPAQRLGKPAAGKTGTTNDSFDTWFAGYTRDLVTVTWVGYDKNEHPLSRYETGGRASLPIWLNYMKPALAARPQSEFWPPEWLRENLRLLRIDKKTGKLAAAGARDKDAVNIWFKKGTQPEDAAPEKGAVGAQDFMMSAP, encoded by the coding sequence ATGAGCACGAATTCCCCCAAGTCCAACCGCTCCGAGTCGAAGCTGGTGCTCGACGGTGTTCCTCCCAAGCGTGTCTGGTGGGTGCGCCTGCTGAAGTTCGCCGCCTGGGCCACGCTCACCGGCGCCACGGCCGCGGGCGTGACGGGCTTCGCCCTCTACTACCACTTCTCCGATGGGCTGCCGGACATCCCCCAGGTCCACCGCTACTGGCCCCCCATCACCAGTGAGGTCTTCACGGACGACGCGGTGCTGGCCGGCGAGTTCTACCACCACCGGCGCAAGGTCGTGCCCTACGAGCACATCCCCAAGCGCTTCGTGCAGGCCTTCATCGCCAGCGAGGACTCGAGCTTCTTCGATCACCACGGCGTGGACGTGCTCGGCACGGCGCGCGCCGCCTTCAAGACGATCTCCAAGAAGCTGGGCCTGGGTGGCAGCACCCAGGGTGGCTCCACCCTGACGCAGCAGACGGCCAAGGCGGTGCTCATCGAGGCCGAGGGCTACGCGTCCGCCACGGCCAAGAACCTCACCCGCAAGGCGCGCGAGGCCATCCTCGCCCGGCGCCTGGAGGCGGCGCTCACCAAGGAGGAGATCCTCTACCTCTACCTCAACAACGTCTTCCTCGGGCACCACAGCTACGGCGTGCAGAGCGCGGCGGAGAACTACTACCGCAAGGACGTGCGCGACCTGACACTCGGGGAGATGACGCTCATCGCGGGCCTGCCCCAGGCGCCCAGCCGCTACTCGCCCTTCCTGCGGCCAGAGGCGGCCAAGAAGCGCCGCTCGTACGTGCTGCGGCGCATGCTGGACGAGGGGATGATCTCCGAGGCCGAGCGCAAGCAGGCCGACGAGGAGCCGGTGCGCGTGTACCCGGTGGAGGACGTCTTCCACGAGTTCGCCCCGTACTTCACCGAGCAGGTGCGCCGCAACATGGTGGACCGCTACACCAACAAGGCGCTGCTCAACGAGGGTCTGAAGATCTTCGCCACCATGGACAGCGAGCGCCAGCGCGCCGCCCAGGAGTCGGTGCTCGAGGGGCTGCTCGCCATCGACAAGCGCCAGGGCTACCGCGGGCCGGTGCTGCAGCTCGCCACCGAGCAGGAGCGCCGCGCCTTCCTCGACAAGGCCATCAAGGTCATGGGCGACGAGAAGCTCGTGGAGAACAAGTTCTACGTGGCGCTCGTCACCAGCATCGAGCCGGACGGCTCGGGCGCGCAGGTGCAGGTGGGGCCGCACAAGGGCCTGCTGCCGCTGCTCGGCATGCGCTGGGCGCGCAAGGTCAACCCCGAGGGCTACTACCCGGGCGCGCAGCTCACCTCCGTCAAGAAGGCCGTCGCCGTGGGTGACGTCATCGTGGTGCGCCACGTGGTGCAGAAGGATCTCACGGACGACAACGTCCAGTTCGACCGCAAGCTGAACAAGGAGATCCCCGAGGGCGTGACGCTCTTCCGCCTGGAGCAGGAGCCGGAGCTGCAGAGCGCGCTGGTGTCCATCGATCCGCACCGCCAGTACCTCACCGCCATGGTGGGCGGCTACGACTTCGACGCCAACGAGTTCAACCGCGCCTTCCAGGCGTGCCGCCAGCCGGGCAGCTCCTTCAAGCCGCTCGTGTACTCGGCGGCGCTCGAGCAGCTCGGGTGGACGGGCGCCACCATCATCGTGGACTCGCCCATCGTCGAGCATGATCCCGAGAGCGGCGTGGCGTGGAAGCCGGACAACTACAGCGACGAGTTCCTCGGCGACGTGCTCTTGCGCACGGCGCTGGTCAACTCGATGAACATCCCCGCGGTGAAGACGTTCGGCGCGGTGGGCGTGAAGCCCATGGCCGAGTGGTCCACGCGCCTGGGCCTGACCACGCCCATGAACATGGACTTCTCCGCGGCGCTGGGCTCCTCGTGCGTGTACCCGTACGACCTGGCCAACGTGTACGCCACCTTCAACCGCTACGGCCGCAAGAAGCCCACGTACTTCGTGCGCAAGGTGGAGGATCGCTTCGGGCGCACGCTGGAGGATCACACCTCCTACGACGACCCGTGGGCGCCCCTGCGGGACCGGGTGGCGGCGGGCTACGCGCGGCTGTTCGAGCCGGGCGAGCAGGTGATGAGCCCCGAGACGGGCTTCATCCTCACGTCCATGCTGCGCGGCGTGGTGCAGGAGGGCACGGGCGGGCCGGCGCAGAGGCTGGGCAAGCCCGCGGCGGGCAAGACGGGCACCACCAACGACTCCTTCGACACCTGGTTCGCCGGCTACACGCGCGACCTGGTGACGGTGACGTGGGTGGGCTACGACAAGAACGAGCACCCGCTCAGCCGCTACGAGACGGGTGGCCGCGCCTCCCTGCCCATCTGGCTCAACTACATGAAGCCGGCGCTCGCGGCGCGTCCCCAGAGCGAGTTCTGGCCGCCCGAGTGGCTGCGCGAGAACCTGCGGCTTTTGCGCATCGACAAGAAGACGGGGAAGCTCGCCGCGGCGGGGGCCCGCGACAAGGACGCGGTGAACATCTGGTTCAAGAAGGGCACCCAGCCCGAGGACGCGGCCCCGGAGAAGGGGGCCGTGGGTGCTCAGGACTTCATGATGAGCGCGCCCTGA
- a CDS encoding MBL fold metallo-hydrolase → MSVELRRNGLQLAGTPLFLDATRKTPLSFVSHAHADHIARHERTIATAATLRFMAHRLGKVAAPLPAPYGRPFELGPLSLELLPAGHVLGSAQLRIIREDGKRIVFTGDLNLEPSLTAEPAQVAECDMLIIESTFGHPRYTFPPREEVLGQVESWVRRHLERGAVPVLLGYSLGKSQEAMKYLSGRGFSLVAHESIHEVAVLYGELGVPIERMRRFDGRVEPGEVLFFPPHLARNGALAPFWPRATAVLTGWALDGPGTARRYGADVAFPVSDHADCAALVRYAKATGARDIITHHGFAEELAEVLRGEGLDARALGKPRQLALL, encoded by the coding sequence ATGAGCGTCGAACTGCGAAGGAATGGGCTGCAACTGGCCGGAACGCCCCTGTTCCTGGACGCCACCCGGAAGACGCCGCTGTCCTTCGTCAGCCACGCGCACGCGGACCACATCGCCCGGCACGAGCGCACCATCGCCACGGCCGCCACGCTGCGCTTCATGGCGCACCGCCTGGGCAAGGTCGCCGCGCCCCTGCCCGCGCCCTATGGCCGCCCCTTCGAGCTGGGCCCGCTCTCGCTCGAGCTGTTGCCCGCGGGCCACGTGCTCGGCAGCGCCCAGCTGCGCATCATCCGCGAGGACGGCAAGCGCATCGTCTTCACGGGGGACCTGAACCTCGAGCCCTCCCTCACCGCCGAGCCCGCCCAGGTGGCCGAGTGCGACATGCTCATCATCGAGTCCACCTTCGGGCACCCGCGCTACACCTTTCCGCCGCGCGAGGAGGTGCTCGGGCAGGTGGAGTCCTGGGTGCGCCGCCACCTGGAGCGTGGGGCGGTGCCGGTGCTCCTGGGGTACTCCCTGGGCAAGAGCCAGGAGGCGATGAAGTACCTGTCGGGCCGGGGCTTCTCGCTCGTGGCGCACGAGTCCATCCACGAGGTGGCCGTGCTCTATGGCGAGCTGGGGGTGCCCATCGAGCGCATGCGCCGCTTCGACGGCCGGGTGGAGCCGGGCGAGGTGCTCTTCTTCCCGCCGCACCTGGCGCGCAACGGGGCGCTCGCGCCCTTCTGGCCCCGGGCCACCGCCGTGCTCACTGGCTGGGCGCTGGATGGACCGGGGACCGCGCGGCGCTACGGCGCCGACGTGGCCTTCCCGGTGTCCGACCACGCCGACTGCGCGGCCCTGGTGCGCTACGCCAAGGCCACCGGCGCCCGCGACATCATCACCCACCACGGCTTCGCCGAGGAGCTGGCCGAGGTGCTGCGCGGGGAGGGACTGGACGCGCGAGCGCTCGGGAAGCCCCGGCAGCTCGCGCTCCTGTAG
- a CDS encoding SDR family NAD(P)-dependent oxidoreductase: MAESSYRTALITGASSGLGRGLALWFARRGVKVYAAARRKENLEALAQQARAAHAHIEPVELDIAQADATLARVRELDDACEGLDLIVANAGYGQETSGKRIKWETVKQTIDVNVSGTAATLSAVLPRMVERKRGHVVGVASMAAFRGLPRNAAYSASKAFLHIFMESLRVDLQGTGVKVSCLYPGFVKSEMTAQNKFAMPFLLETEAAVELMGQAILRGEAEYAFPWQMKGVMGLVKHLPNGLFDGIARRAR; the protein is encoded by the coding sequence ATGGCGGAGTCGAGCTATCGGACGGCGTTGATCACGGGGGCCTCGAGTGGCCTGGGGCGCGGGTTGGCCCTGTGGTTCGCCCGGCGAGGGGTCAAGGTGTACGCGGCGGCCCGGCGCAAGGAGAACCTGGAGGCGCTGGCCCAACAGGCCCGCGCGGCCCATGCCCACATCGAGCCGGTGGAGTTGGACATCGCCCAGGCGGACGCCACGCTCGCCCGGGTGCGCGAGCTGGATGACGCCTGCGAGGGGTTGGACCTCATCGTCGCCAACGCCGGCTATGGCCAGGAGACGTCCGGCAAGCGCATCAAGTGGGAGACGGTGAAGCAGACAATCGACGTCAACGTCAGTGGGACCGCCGCCACGCTGAGCGCGGTGCTGCCGCGCATGGTGGAGCGCAAGCGGGGCCACGTCGTGGGCGTGGCCAGCATGGCCGCCTTCCGGGGCCTGCCGCGCAACGCCGCCTACTCCGCCTCCAAGGCCTTCCTCCACATCTTCATGGAGAGCCTGCGCGTGGACCTGCAGGGCACCGGGGTGAAGGTGAGCTGCCTCTACCCGGGCTTCGTCAAGAGCGAGATGACGGCCCAGAACAAGTTCGCCATGCCCTTCCTCCTGGAGACGGAGGCGGCCGTGGAGCTCATGGGCCAGGCCATCCTGCGCGGGGAGGCCGAGTACGCCTTCCCCTGGCAGATGAAGGGCGTCATGGGGCTGGTGAAGCACCTGCCCAATGGTCTCTTCGACGGCATCGCGCGCCGCGCCCGCTGA
- a CDS encoding GAF domain-containing sensor histidine kinase — protein sequence MPQVADFIENNLDLLVQRFLEEAGRLESARGLTPHQLTDNVPEYLATLATISRQGHRGNPEKTRRRLEETHIGMRLRSGYNQEEATSEFVLLGRLVSSLWEHLPPHEQPPYSDKALLFSELQEAMNQVVVTFSGYTLEDRQREKRFLRRLEAIASELFETSETPVALHARLEALAEVIQQAVDADAAAILLAAPDSTRLVPTAYTGRWRGQVDTGPVEAPDSFEHRLAASEEPLTLADATDAHVCLAEGIRRSGLRSLLGMRLWSHGKLLGVMYLGVAETRVFQPQTRRYLETLVEYLSGIIEKALLLQRLRASNERLRASETLHRMAAEAISDALWDWNLLTGTLSWSPGAQKLFGYSPEQLDGPLSRWADNIHPEERERIVHSLHEVIDGNGTRWRSEYRFRHQNGDYVHVTDHGLVERDARGRAVRMVGAMQDITARKKASAAILESEERLRVATWAAELGTWDLQPVTGALRWDERTKILFGLPPETHMTYELFLSRIHPEDRERTNALVQRALAGENGGEYRTEYRTLARGSLGERWIRSAGRALFEGGRAVRFIGVLQDISDRKHQEQQARTRAEFEEQLIGIVSHDLRNPLNAIILSVATLMRQENLSERQAKGLARIQSSAERAARMIRDLLDFTRARLGGGIPLQRGPCDIHGLSRQVVEEVRLAHPGREVHHEASGPGEGQWDGDRLLQVITNLANNALAYSPPDTPVRVETRGEDGAVLIRVHNLGAPIPPELLPRLFEPLTRGKEKAGTSSRSIGLGLYIVNHIVHAHGGSVEVRSNADEGTTFTVRLPRR from the coding sequence ATGCCCCAGGTGGCCGACTTCATCGAGAACAACCTCGACCTCCTCGTCCAGCGCTTCCTGGAAGAGGCGGGCAGGTTGGAGTCGGCCCGGGGTCTCACGCCGCACCAGCTCACCGACAACGTGCCCGAGTACCTCGCGACGCTCGCCACCATCTCCCGCCAGGGCCACCGGGGGAACCCCGAGAAGACCCGGCGACGCCTGGAGGAGACGCACATCGGCATGCGCTTGCGCTCCGGCTACAACCAGGAGGAGGCGACGAGCGAGTTCGTCCTCCTGGGCCGCCTCGTCTCCTCGCTCTGGGAGCACCTGCCGCCGCACGAGCAACCCCCCTACTCCGACAAGGCGCTCCTGTTCTCGGAACTCCAGGAGGCGATGAACCAGGTCGTCGTCACCTTCAGCGGCTACACCCTGGAGGACCGGCAGCGGGAGAAGCGCTTCCTCCGACGTCTGGAGGCGATCGCCTCGGAACTCTTCGAAACGTCCGAGACGCCCGTGGCCCTCCACGCGCGGCTGGAGGCCCTGGCCGAGGTCATCCAGCAGGCGGTGGACGCGGACGCGGCCGCGATCCTGCTCGCGGCTCCGGACAGCACCCGGCTCGTGCCCACCGCGTACACGGGCCGATGGCGCGGCCAGGTCGACACCGGGCCCGTGGAGGCTCCGGACTCCTTCGAGCATCGGCTGGCGGCCTCGGAGGAACCCCTCACCCTGGCGGACGCGACGGACGCCCACGTCTGCCTCGCCGAGGGCATCCGCCGCAGTGGCCTGCGCTCGCTGCTGGGCATGCGGCTGTGGTCCCACGGCAAGCTGCTCGGGGTGATGTACCTCGGCGTCGCCGAGACGCGGGTCTTCCAGCCCCAGACCCGGCGCTACCTCGAGACGCTCGTGGAGTACCTCTCCGGCATCATCGAGAAGGCGCTGCTGCTCCAGCGGCTGCGCGCGAGCAACGAGCGGCTGCGCGCGTCCGAGACGCTCCACCGGATGGCGGCCGAGGCCATCAGTGACGCCCTGTGGGATTGGAACCTCCTGACAGGCACTCTCTCCTGGAGCCCTGGTGCCCAGAAGCTCTTCGGCTACAGCCCGGAACAGCTCGACGGGCCCCTGTCCCGCTGGGCCGACAACATCCACCCCGAGGAGCGCGAACGCATCGTCCACTCCCTCCACGAGGTCATCGACGGCAACGGGACGCGCTGGAGGAGCGAGTACCGCTTCCGCCACCAGAATGGCGACTACGTCCACGTCACCGACCATGGCCTCGTCGAGCGCGACGCGCGGGGCCGGGCCGTGCGGATGGTGGGGGCGATGCAGGACATCACCGCGCGGAAGAAGGCGAGCGCGGCCATCCTGGAGAGCGAGGAGCGGCTGCGGGTGGCGACGTGGGCGGCGGAGCTGGGGACCTGGGATTTGCAACCCGTCACGGGCGCGCTGCGCTGGGACGAGCGCACCAAGATCCTCTTCGGCCTGCCGCCGGAGACCCACATGACCTATGAGCTGTTCCTCTCGCGGATCCACCCGGAGGATCGCGAGCGCACGAACGCCCTGGTGCAGCGGGCGCTCGCGGGAGAGAACGGAGGCGAGTACCGCACCGAGTACCGGACGCTGGCACGGGGTTCCCTGGGGGAGCGGTGGATCCGCTCGGCGGGCCGCGCCCTCTTCGAGGGAGGGCGGGCCGTGCGCTTCATCGGCGTCCTCCAGGACATCTCCGACCGCAAGCACCAGGAGCAACAGGCACGCACACGGGCGGAATTCGAGGAGCAGCTCATCGGCATCGTCTCGCATGATCTGCGCAATCCCCTCAACGCCATCATCCTGTCCGTGGCGACGCTCATGCGGCAGGAGAACCTGAGCGAGCGGCAGGCCAAGGGCCTCGCGCGCATCCAGTCCTCGGCGGAGCGCGCCGCCCGGATGATCCGCGATCTGCTCGACTTCACCCGGGCCCGGCTCGGCGGGGGCATTCCCCTGCAGCGCGGCCCCTGCGACATCCACGGGCTCAGCCGGCAGGTGGTGGAGGAAGTGAGGCTCGCCCATCCCGGGCGCGAGGTGCACCACGAGGCCAGCGGCCCGGGCGAGGGCCAGTGGGATGGGGACCGGCTGCTCCAGGTCATCACCAACCTGGCGAACAACGCCCTGGCCTACAGCCCTCCGGACACGCCGGTGCGCGTGGAGACGCGCGGCGAGGACGGCGCCGTCCTGATCCGCGTGCACAACCTGGGCGCTCCCATCCCGCCCGAGCTGCTGCCGCGCCTCTTCGAACCCCTGACGCGGGGCAAGGAGAAGGCGGGCACGTCCAGCCGCAGCATCGGCCTGGGCCTCTACATCGTGAATCACATCGTGCACGCGCACGGCGGGAGCGTGGAGGTGCGCTCCAACGCCGATGAGGGCACGACCTTCACCGTGCGGCTTCCCCGCAGGTGA
- a CDS encoding RluA family pseudouridine synthase — protein sequence MIEFRIEEDSAGMRLDKFLRKKLANVPTSHLFKMIRVKKVRVNGKRAQPEQPLAAGDTISIRGTQEQLLAPSAPEERKPPPPPAVDPSELDILLEDDWLMAVNKPSGMAVHTGSGITGGTLVDYVRAYLGPKAVRNDFTASPAHRLDRETSGVILVAKRRPAMVHFTDLFTNGHPRKRYLTLVKGKMPRDSGVINLPLAEHQQTAESKARRGVNMQDAITRWKVIRQSSEAALLSCVIETGRTHQIRRHLVAIGHPVAGDKKYGDFAFNRDVRARWGLKRLFLHAEFIEFPHPAHQGKVAVEAELPPELKDVLKRAALDPS from the coding sequence ATGATCGAGTTCCGAATCGAGGAAGACAGCGCGGGCATGCGGTTGGACAAGTTCCTCCGCAAGAAGCTCGCGAACGTGCCCACCTCCCACCTCTTCAAGATGATTCGCGTGAAGAAGGTGAGGGTGAACGGCAAGCGTGCCCAACCCGAGCAGCCCCTGGCCGCCGGGGACACCATCTCCATCCGGGGGACGCAGGAGCAGCTGCTCGCCCCCTCCGCGCCCGAGGAGCGCAAACCCCCACCCCCACCCGCGGTGGACCCCTCCGAGCTGGACATCCTGCTCGAGGACGACTGGCTCATGGCGGTCAACAAGCCCAGTGGCATGGCCGTCCACACCGGCAGCGGCATCACCGGGGGCACACTCGTGGACTATGTGCGCGCCTACCTCGGCCCCAAGGCGGTGCGCAACGACTTCACCGCCAGTCCCGCCCACCGGTTGGACCGGGAGACCAGCGGCGTCATCCTGGTGGCCAAGCGCCGCCCGGCCATGGTCCATTTCACGGATCTCTTCACCAACGGACATCCGCGCAAGCGCTACCTCACTCTGGTGAAGGGCAAGATGCCGCGCGACTCCGGGGTCATTAACCTGCCGCTCGCCGAACACCAGCAGACGGCCGAGTCCAAGGCCCGTCGTGGGGTGAACATGCAGGACGCCATTACCCGGTGGAAGGTCATCCGGCAGTCGAGCGAGGCAGCCCTCCTCTCCTGCGTCATCGAAACCGGGCGCACCCATCAGATAAGAAGGCATCTGGTGGCCATCGGACACCCGGTGGCGGGCGACAAGAAATATGGAGACTTCGCCTTCAACCGGGACGTGCGGGCGCGCTGGGGTCTCAAGCGGCTGTTCCTGCACGCCGAGTTCATCGAATTTCCCCACCCGGCCCATCAAGGCAAGGTGGCAGTGGAGGCGGAGTTGCCGCCGGAGTTGAAGGACGTGTTGAAGCGCGCCGCGCTGGATCCCTCATGA
- a CDS encoding DMT family transporter codes for MSTPLVSPGTRASVERLQVDGVLLLMNALWGVTFVMVKDALGHGDPFSFLGLRFCIGALTLSAIARREMLARATLLRGGALGVLLFLCFALQTLGLVSTTPSRSAFITGTYVVLVPVLGWALFRRMPRASSWAGVAIATVGLYTLTGANLREGLSLGDVLTLGSAVAYAFHILFTDRIASKTDVVALVAVQLWVVALLSVLCLPFTGARVHWTPSFVGAALFCGVAASALALTLQVWAQARTTAVRVALFCCMEPVFAALSSVGVGHERLGPREWVGGGLIVLGVAVAEVSGPLWARLFPGRASAPTGG; via the coding sequence GTGAGCACGCCCCTCGTTTCCCCTGGCACCCGAGCCTCCGTCGAACGCCTCCAGGTGGATGGCGTGCTGCTCCTCATGAATGCCCTGTGGGGCGTCACCTTCGTGATGGTCAAGGACGCGCTCGGCCACGGGGACCCGTTCTCCTTCCTCGGGCTGCGCTTCTGCATCGGCGCGCTGACGCTCTCGGCCATCGCCCGGCGCGAGATGCTCGCGCGCGCCACGCTGCTGCGAGGCGGCGCACTGGGCGTGCTCCTCTTCCTGTGTTTCGCCCTGCAGACGTTGGGGTTGGTGTCCACCACGCCGTCGCGCTCGGCCTTCATCACCGGGACGTACGTGGTGCTGGTGCCGGTGCTGGGCTGGGCGCTCTTCCGCCGGATGCCGCGCGCCTCCTCGTGGGCGGGCGTGGCGATAGCGACGGTGGGGCTCTACACGCTCACCGGCGCGAACCTGCGCGAGGGACTCTCCCTGGGGGATGTCCTGACGCTGGGGAGCGCGGTGGCCTATGCCTTCCACATCCTCTTCACCGACCGCATCGCCTCGAAGACGGACGTGGTGGCACTCGTGGCGGTGCAGCTCTGGGTGGTGGCGCTGCTGTCCGTGCTCTGCCTGCCCTTCACCGGCGCGCGGGTGCACTGGACGCCTTCCTTCGTGGGCGCGGCGCTGTTCTGCGGCGTCGCCGCCAGTGCCCTGGCGCTCACCCTGCAGGTGTGGGCGCAGGCCCGCACGACGGCGGTGCGCGTGGCGCTCTTCTGTTGCATGGAGCCCGTCTTCGCGGCGCTGTCCTCGGTGGGGGTCGGCCACGAACGGCTCGGCCCGCGCGAGTGGGTGGGCGGCGGCCTCATCGTGCTGGGGGTCGCGGTGGCCGAGGTGAGCGGGCCGCTCTGGGCGCGCCTGTTTCCCGGGCGGGCCTCGGCGCCCACCGGAGGGTGA
- a CDS encoding pentapeptide repeat-containing protein yields the protein MPKAPTIEQLLQNGSSDWNRLRKAGKVPTEHTGATFSQLFSANADLSGLGLVGSEWERCDLSKMNFRDADLSNAYFHGGRMQDCDFRGANLEGATFEKLKLLRCDFTGAQGLEEADFDDVDMDRVIGLDGQEAPPPPPPPVQGITAFTREQRDKVMGPGAVLGLPAAEATAEGELPPFRPQDNPGQLFFRALKRLGAPPVWVLDVPGLRPLIPTRLPPGSSLETLYREAVKTRLENKKPSADPAAVERAQRSLRMGSKDANLAAMYLREVGVVPSFRFSAAKVLKEALREELQVDDLTGTVDPRTTGALLELRLPQEVVEHTHEVRRRHAATQLYSALLEAGFNPENNWDEALESADAAMELAQLATGDDRQALLEGFQVFAALPEEARLRRLAYLAEALGHLELLGRLPEGMEPAWLTGPETRECHDREMSYVQSLRAEDIPKKVPALGKSELGVPEGEVPEESDEDLFVHLRCDVCGKEKLIVQSPGEA from the coding sequence ATGCCGAAAGCCCCCACGATTGAACAGCTCCTGCAGAACGGAAGCTCGGACTGGAACCGCCTGCGCAAGGCCGGCAAGGTGCCAACCGAGCACACGGGCGCGACCTTCTCGCAGCTCTTCTCCGCCAACGCCGACCTGTCGGGCCTGGGACTGGTGGGCAGCGAGTGGGAGCGCTGCGACCTGTCCAAGATGAACTTCCGGGACGCGGACCTCTCCAACGCCTACTTCCACGGAGGTCGCATGCAGGACTGCGACTTCCGCGGCGCCAACCTGGAAGGCGCCACCTTCGAGAAGCTCAAGCTCCTGCGCTGCGACTTCACCGGCGCCCAGGGCCTGGAGGAGGCGGACTTCGATGACGTGGACATGGACCGCGTCATCGGTCTGGACGGCCAGGAAGCCCCCCCGCCCCCTCCCCCGCCCGTCCAGGGCATCACCGCCTTCACCCGCGAGCAGCGCGACAAGGTGATGGGACCGGGAGCGGTGCTGGGCCTGCCCGCCGCGGAGGCGACCGCCGAGGGCGAGCTGCCCCCCTTCCGTCCCCAGGACAACCCCGGCCAGCTCTTCTTCCGCGCCCTCAAGCGGCTGGGAGCCCCACCGGTGTGGGTGCTCGACGTGCCCGGCCTGCGCCCCCTCATCCCCACGCGCCTGCCGCCGGGCAGCTCCCTGGAGACGCTCTACCGCGAGGCGGTGAAGACGCGCCTGGAGAACAAGAAGCCCTCGGCGGACCCGGCCGCCGTGGAGCGCGCCCAGCGCTCGCTGCGCATGGGCTCCAAGGACGCCAACCTCGCCGCCATGTACCTGCGCGAGGTGGGCGTGGTGCCCTCCTTCCGCTTCTCCGCGGCCAAGGTGCTCAAGGAGGCCCTGCGCGAGGAGCTCCAGGTGGATGACCTCACCGGCACGGTGGACCCGCGCACCACGGGCGCCCTGCTCGAGCTGCGCCTGCCCCAGGAAGTGGTGGAGCACACCCACGAGGTGCGCCGCCGCCACGCCGCCACCCAGCTCTACTCGGCCCTGCTGGAGGCCGGCTTCAACCCGGAGAACAACTGGGACGAGGCGCTCGAGTCGGCCGACGCGGCCATGGAGCTGGCGCAGCTCGCCACCGGAGACGACCGGCAGGCGCTGCTCGAGGGCTTCCAGGTGTTCGCCGCCCTCCCCGAGGAGGCCCGGCTGCGGCGTCTGGCCTACCTCGCCGAGGCCCTGGGCCACCTGGAGCTGCTCGGCCGGCTGCCCGAGGGCATGGAGCCCGCGTGGCTCACCGGCCCCGAGACGCGCGAGTGCCACGACCGGGAGATGAGCTACGTGCAGTCGCTGCGCGCCGAGGACATCCCCAAGAAGGTGCCCGCGCTGGGCAAGAGCGAGCTGGGCGTGCCCGAGGGCGAGGTGCCCGAGGAGAGCGACGAGGATCTCTTCGTCCACCTGCGCTGTGACGTGTGCGGCAAGGAGAAGCTCATCGTCCAGTCGCCCGGCGAGGCGTGA